The segment ACCTGAACTGGTGGGGGCCGGGCCACTCCGGCCGCGCGCGGGCGCGGATGAAGCAGCGGGAGGTGGTGCCATGAGCGGGCGCGACGGCGCGTGGGTGGCGGCGGGGGCGGCGGGGCTGGGCCTGCTGGTCCACGGGCACCTGGCGTTGATGGCCGGCCTGCGGCGGCGCCCATCGCCGGCCCCGAAGCCGTTCGAGCCGCCGTCGGTGACGGTCATCCGCCCCATCCGGGGCCTGGACGTGGAGGCGCGGTGGAACGTGCGCGCGCTGCTCGACCTGGACTACCCCGGGGAGTGGGAGGCCCTCTTCGTCTTCGACAGCGAGGACGACCCGGCGTTCGCCCTCACGCGGGAGGAGCTGCGCACGCACCCGACGCGCGCGAAGCGGGTGGCGCTGCTCGTGGCGGGCGAGCCTCCGCCCGGCCTGACGGGCAAGATCAACGCCATGCGGCTGGGGGTGGCGCACGCGCGGTGCATGCTGCTGGCCTTCAACGATTCGGACACGCGGCCCGCGCCCGGGGGGCTCACGGCGCTGGTGGGGGCGCTGCTGGAGGATGCCCGGACGGGCGCCACGTTCGCGCCCGTCTACGCGGCGGCGGACGCGCCCCTGGCGGGGGACGTGGGCTACGGGCTGCTGGTGAACGCGTGGTACGGCGCGTCGGTGGCGCGCACGGCGCGAGCGGACGGCGCGCTGCCCTTCATCATGGGGCAGTTGATGGTCTTCCGCCGGGAGGCGCTCGCGGCCATCGGGGGCGTGGAGTCCGCCGCCGGCCAGTTCGTGGACGACATGTACCTGGGGCGCCGGCTGCACGAGGCCGGGTGGAAGAACCGCGTCATCCACGCGCCCCTGCGCATCGTCACGGGCCAACTGGGGCTGCGCGCGTTCCTGCGCATCTTCCGGCGGTGGATGCTCTTCTCGGAGTCCGGCCTGCCCTGGGACTTCAGGCGGCCCAACTGGGTGCGCGGGGTGGTGGGCTGGGTCGCGTGGGGGGGCCTGCTGGGGGCGGTGGCGCGGAGGGCCTGGGGCCGCGCGGCGGTGGCGGCGCTGCCCATTGGCTTCTCCGTGTGGAGCCAGCTCGCGCTCCAGCGGGCCTGCCACGGGCCGCGCGTCGCGCCCCGGCACCTCTGGGTTCCGGCCGTGCTGCCGCTGCTGGCGGCGGGGGTGGCGCTGTCCGCGCGGCTGTCGCGCCAGGTGGACTGGCGCGGCCGGGGCTACCGGTTGGATGCGAAGGCGCGCCTGGGGGAGGCCCAGCCGGCCCGGGCCAGCCTGTAGACGGGACGGCGGACGCGACGATGCAGCCAGCTCCCCATCTGCTCCATCGCGCTGGCCAGGGTGCCCCGCAGGGGCGGGCCCGCCGAGCGCAGCAGGGGCCCGGCGGAGCGCAGCCGGCGGCCCCGGCCCAGCGGCGAGAACATCGCGATGAAGGCGTGCCCGACGACGCGCAGGTACTCGCGCGCCATCACCCGCATGCGCGGCTCCTCGGAGGAGAGCAGGGCCATGGAGGCGCGCGCGCCGCGCGGGCTGTGCTCCCAGTAGTGCAACAGGCCCATGCGCAGTGCCCGCATGCCTTCGTCCTGTCCGGCGAAGGCGCTGTAGAGCGCGGACGCGAGCGCGACGCGGGTGCGCTGCGCGGGCCGCCGCTCGTTCGCGTAGCGCTCGAGCGCCCGCGCGATGTGGCCCGGGTGGCGGTGCAGGGCCTCCTGGAGGGCGCGCGCGTCGTGGAAGCAGGACGCCATGCCGCTGGCGGTGAGCGGATGGCAGCACGCGGCGGCGTCGCCCACGAGCACGGCGCTCCCCGCCCAGACGGTCTCCGCCAGCCAGTCGTCATTGGAGGCCATGCGCGG is part of the Corallococcus soli genome and harbors:
- a CDS encoding glycosyltransferase; this translates as MSGRDGAWVAAGAAGLGLLVHGHLALMAGLRRRPSPAPKPFEPPSVTVIRPIRGLDVEARWNVRALLDLDYPGEWEALFVFDSEDDPAFALTREELRTHPTRAKRVALLVAGEPPPGLTGKINAMRLGVAHARCMLLAFNDSDTRPAPGGLTALVGALLEDARTGATFAPVYAAADAPLAGDVGYGLLVNAWYGASVARTARADGALPFIMGQLMVFRREALAAIGGVESAAGQFVDDMYLGRRLHEAGWKNRVIHAPLRIVTGQLGLRAFLRIFRRWMLFSESGLPWDFRRPNWVRGVVGWVAWGGLLGAVARRAWGRAAVAALPIGFSVWSQLALQRACHGPRVAPRHLWVPAVLPLLAAGVALSARLSRQVDWRGRGYRLDAKARLGEAQPARASL